The sequence below is a genomic window from Venturia canescens isolate UGA chromosome 9, ASM1945775v1, whole genome shotgun sequence.
ctaaaagtatttttgatccgacatcgtgagtaaattttttgacggaactatccaggttacgcttcaacacacagaaaaggttgtctatacagacgacattcgcttgttcgcttgcaaaatatatcgtatgcagcctaaaccttcgtacttctcgaggctatatctgtcaaactagatggtcaatcaccttgattttttttcacaatatctgtgatatcctgctctggctcttcctcattttttataaacttcctaattttagtactagcggtagaattaataatgtgccgtttgcttatgcatggtccatatgttacgtgttaattgagtcaacttcaattacatatatctcgggttcgggatggtgaaacttgttaaaattttatagaggtgttgttcatatgttaaacaatacgtatgccaaatttaaataatttcctaatttaactgtctcgtggaggaaccaccttaatgtaatagtttgcattgactattgaaaattgaaatcattCCAAGCTTgtggaaatcattttttatctcgGATTTCGTTTTCATACTTTTCACTCCAATAATTTTTCCCCAAAAGGATTCAATCgcttcataattttctttaatCACCAATTATTGATACAATTCGTTTATGATAATCGAATCAAAGCCCAACACCcttataggaaaaaaaatcattttttgtctTCTAGTTATCAGGGTTGGGTCTCAACCAAATATAACTCTATCGCCCATCGAGTCGTATCCTCccagtattttttcatctcgttgtGAACTTTGTTTCAAGGAAAATACTTGAAAACACGTTTATTCGCTGATTATTTATTGTTCtagagttaattttttttgtactttcaGGGTGAAGTAATCTACGTGTTGAAACAAGTGAACATGGGCCCATCGCAAATTTGCAGTTTCGTCATTGGCGATGCGTGCGACGACGCTTATAATCCGCTACACGAGTGGGAAGTTGCTTTCCCACCGGTTAACAAACCACCGATTCAACCACCGATACCCCCCAAGGAAGGAGCCCCGACTCTCAAAGTCCTTCACATATCGGACACTCACTACGATCCTTACTACCAGGAAGGTTCGAATGCGGTGTGTAACGAGCCTCTCTGTTGTCGTCTTACGAACGGTGCACCTTTGACCGCCTCCGCGGCTGCTGGACGTTGGGGTGATTACCGAAAGTGCGATACTCCAAAACGAACGATCGATCACATGCTCAAACACATTTCAGACACACACACGGTAATTATGATGAAAATccttaattatttgaaaaacaagaGTAATCGAAGTAAACATTTGAATAAAAGTGTCTCGAAGATTATTGAAGAAAtgtcaaaaatattaaaacaatAGAGTTCTCAAGATTTTGGATTCTGTTattgttgttttcttttttgtaatATGAACTTCTATCAGGATATCGACTACATCCTTTGGACGGGAGATCTCCCACCCCACGACGTGTGGAATCAGACTCGAGaggagaatttgaaaatcttacGAGACACCGTCGCTCAAATGACCGAAACGTTTCCGGGTGTGCGAATTTTTCCAGCTTTGGGAAACCACGAAAGTGCGCCAGTGAACAGGTAACCTCGATTCGAAACAATGGCGATGAATTCGCAGAGTCATCATCATTCGACGAATGCGAATTTCTGTGGCACCTTTTATCGGGATTCCGCCCTATTTTTCCAACcgatttcattttcatgcagtgcaccttttcacacaggttaataaagattttttttattttattttttcgatccagTTTTCCACCGTCGTTTGTACCGGAGGAAAATAGTATTTCATGGCTTTACGACGAGCTCGACAAGCAATGGAAGCGTTGGTTACCAGCCGGTGTTTCTCGCACTGTCAGGAGCGGCGCATTTTACTCGGTTCTCGTGCGTCCTGGCTTTAGAATTCTTTCGGTCAACATGAACTATTGTAACAACAAAAATTGGTGGCTTCTCCTGAACAGTACCGATCCGGTAAACGAACTTCAATGGCTCGTATATGAGCTCCAAAGCGCCGAAGTAAGCGGCGAAAAAGTTCACATCATCGGTCACATTCCACCTGGACACTCGGATTGTCTCAAAGTTTGGTCGAGAAATTACTATCATATTATCAACAggtgaaattctttttttcctggAGTTGTTAAAATtggctttttttactttttgttttttgttacaattttcgtCAGATATGAATCTACGATAGCCGCTCAGTTCTTCGGCCACACTCACTATGacgaatttcaattattttacgaCACGTCTGATTTTGGAAGAGCTCTCAGCATCGCTTACGTTGGACCTTCTGTTTCTCCTTACTACGATCTCAATCCTGGATATCGAATTTATTACGTTGACGGTAATCACCAGAAAACAACGAGGGTGAGCTTGAATGCTGCTACGTTAATAAACGACGAAAATCTCGATtcaggattgaaaaaaaatatacgtcAATGTTGAGAATTATTCATATTCTTTTGATCATTTTCCTCTGAGTTCGAATGCCAAGTAATCGATAAATATGAGATTTATTTGAAGGTTCCACGAAAATTGAAagcttgaaattgaaaaaaaacgaatgaattaCAGTTGGTCGTCGATCATGAGAGTTGGGTGATGAATTTGAAAGAAGCGAATCTCTACGATTATCCGATATGGCACAAAATGTACAGTGCTCGTCAAGCGTATCAGATGCCATCGCTCTTGCCCAAAGATTGGGACTCCCTCATCAATAGAATGGCCAACGAACCGTCTCAATTCGATTTGTATTATAAGTGAGTTCGCGTCTCAATATTATATACGGaaacataatttttattactttttcaccatcaaacaatttatttaataaaataaaaaggggGCTTTAAAACAAGGACTTGCAATAAAAGCAAACCGTCGTACGAaatgctcgaaaaataatgtaaatggtggacgaaaaaatttcacgattgATTACTCAGGTGCCTTTTATGTTCCGCAGGCATTATTACAAAAATTCTCCCGTTCGACCGGCGTGTAACGACGAGTGTAGAAAAAGATTACTCTGTGATTTACGAAGCGGCAGGAGTCACGATCGGAAAGCTCTCTGTCAGAGTTTGGAGTCTAGGATCGATGGTGAAATTCGAGTTGGATGGAGAGAATGGATTTACAACGGTCTTGCACTGTCGTACGTACAGGATTGGTGGATGAAGACTTACTACAATGGCGATACCGATACTAACAATGTTGGACCGCCGGAAATCGGCAGCATGAAAATTCCACCCAAAGCAAATTGACGTTaaagctaaaaaaaaaacacaaactcTGTGCCTGGACTTTCGTTAGTGCACAAATAATGCTCTTTTAACCATTTTCTTGGCTCGTCAATTGTTTCCGTTTAACTCTACTGTCTATGCGCATTCGTTTATTCTAACGAACACGTGCGCTTGAAATGCATGCTCTAAAGGAAACAAAAGGACTAGTGGCACACTCGGCGATAAAAACGCTGAACAAAACGAAcgctttttattcattcgcaACAAGAGGCTTCGTATAAAAAAGTTACTATTTACTTATATTAACTAAGATTCTAGCTAGAACGATGGTGATGGAggcgaaacgaaaaattcttcgttaACTCGATATTGTGGGGAAAAACGTCGTGCCCTCAACGTTTCTGGATCCAATTGAATTCGATTGAGTCGATCGAAgcaaaaatcataattttttctttatatactTTAGTTCATTCTTTCCGAATGTCAATCACGATTTTTCTGCTTTCATAACTGACGCAAATATTTGCaaataaattgatgaatttaacGTATCAGCTCGAGTTTACGTTGAACCAAAATAACTAAAAATTCTATGAATTCGCATGAAACGGAAATtcctaaaaaaatatattcatctTGATTAATCACACAACGATGAAAGTGATCGTACGTGTTGTGTTTCAGGCGTTTCTTCGTAAAGCACATTGCAGCAGGACAGTCTTAATATTAGTGTTGAAAGTCGTTCCTACGATaccttttttttaacaatattGGTCTGTCGAAATGCCGATTGATCGTCAATAATTCCGTATTTTATGATATTACTTTAAGCTATTTCAATGGACGTGGACAGCTTCTGTACAGTCGCAATAATTCAGAACTTTTGTattttaagagtatggatcagtcacCTGACCTCACTTGGAactttcgaaatcgaaatgatttgacacagtttgaccgattaaaaaaagactATCAGCCCACGCAGGGTGATGGCAAAAATGggctgacatttttattatttcgatcggGCGAAcggtgtggaaaaatttcgcattcgaaatttgcagctcttgcactcacggttgcgatataccgactgatcgaTGCTCTTAAGGGATGAATTTATTCATCGACCAACACTGTATATACGTCAcagtcaaattttattttttctattattttatttacttaCTCTAGATTTTTAAGATTTTCTAACGAAGAAATATCACAATGGTGAGCGTTTAGATTGCTAATAAATctgtaaatattatttacgcTTCAGATTATTTACAGCACATCGTCACTACTCTCTACTCATTAGGTTTTGCAGTACAACGAATCGCCCACTTAATATCTGTGCTTTAGacaaaaatcgactcttcaACTTTTCAGCTCTAAGATTAATTAAATTTTGCTTCTTCACCACTCCGGAATTTTTTATAGCGCTTTCCAATCGTTTAACCAAGTGTTCGTAAACCGTTTATAGAAATAGAGCaaaaaaaagttcgaaaaaaGTATTACTTTCGAGATTAGTTTTTCTCCAGCTTTGAAATGATGGAAAACTGTTTGGATCTCGTGGTCGATCCAACGTTATTGAGTTGTACTCTGGGTTTTTCAATGTAATAAGAAactttggaaaatattttcttcgcaAGAGATTTTAAGAGCGAGTCGTTACCATGCAGAGCTGTAAAAAGATTGTTGTACTGCCTTCGTTTTCAccgtactaaaaaaaaattggacaactCGTAAAATTTACAACGTCGTCACAAGTACATTTcatcctcatttttttacttcgattttacttcgtttttatttaaaaatctaaTGCACAAGAGACGTTGTGAATTATGCGATCgacttttatggtggaaatcAAGTTTTTCTTGGTGATGGAATCTGAGACTATTTTTTGGTACACATATATTTCCTCGCAAAACATGTAAGTAATGAACACatgcaaaaaatgtattaCAACAAATACGCTTGACTGTAAGATGAAACTTGCATTTAGAAGAATTTTCGTGAAACcataaaaaactttgcatTTTGTCGTGTACACTTGCCTTTAGGTAAATAACAACTTTAACTgtttgatataaaaaatttttcagacagGTTTTTCCTGAATGAGTTTACTTTCATTcgtgagattgaaaaaaatgtctttctCATAGACGGTTTGAATGGTCTTTTTAAATCTACagttatatatatttaaaaatttttttacatcaacAACGTAAGAATATTTTACAAGGCGAACCATCGCATAAAAGTTTTGAATTTGACAACTTTCATCttccaaaaaaataatacattgaTGTCCGAGTGAAAAAGGTtgataaaaatgtttgttttgaTTTCTACAGGATGTCAGTGGTCATGGCAATTCCAAGGTTTGCGTACAATTTACCAAAGTACGTGTTAGGTTTGGGCTAAGGAAGAACCGAgtcgatgaagaaaaaaagtgtccCAATTGTGATGTTAAATTTCTAAGCGCCAGGACAATAatgaaactcgatttttcgtcattGCAACTATAAATGCATTAGATTTTGAGCCGGTATAgtctaaaaaaatatgaaaacttAGGTTCAAAATTCAAGATTCGACCACGCATGGCACTACAGAAattattcaaagaaaaaacgaaacatttttataacaatttcgaaataatttcgactttgttgaagtaaaaataataaaaataatgagattgaacaaacaaaaatactgACAATTGTATGAGCAATTTTACGATCCtcacacattttttattgttcgacatttttttcacctgcgaattcataaatattcgcTTGCGAAAGCAGCAGGAACGGAAATAAGATGTGTAAAAGTTACGCAATAAGtaatattttaaaaacatttctcgtcgatacataaaaaattgaactgacgAAAACATGGAAGTATTCTTCTTCTCGAGATTGTATCTCGCCAAGCGTCCCgcaatggataaaaaaaaacgcaaaacaaaaacaatgcTCTGTATATAAGGATGTAgatgttatttatttatacgcACTTGCGGTTGTGTTGTAGTCGTATTTTGTTATCAATATTaaatataaacaattttttacatgcgctaaaaaaatctacgacggatattcatattattttgtatttttgtacCTTCGTTCCTTTCCAGACTTAATAAACACTGCTGGGAAAATCCAGACGAGTTCTAATTGATATTTAATTAAGCACATTCAAGTCACCCTTCTCCGTGGCTCAAGTAGTTTCTTTTATATCATGCTGAAAAATAGCGAAAATGCCCCTTCTAAAAAGCAGATGActttgacattgaaaattcattcggtAGTCAGTTGCTTCGTAATAATAAGTTGATACCCTTCCAACCGCGAGCGGTGATGGTGATGGTCGGGACCCTGGTCGGGACCGTGGGGACAGCTCATGTGTCAGCACTGTCAGCCATCATGGCGTCTGAAACTGAAAGGTGTATGCGTGTATGCTCTGAGAATTTCCCGCGAAAACCAGTTGACAGTAGTTTCGGGTATGGCGCATATTACCACCCACCGTACGTACCCACCGTGCATCATTCCCCATTGAAGTTTTGCATTGGCATCACTGGGCGTGAACACGAAGATTCATAGAGAGGCATGATACTgatagaaaatatatttctgttttaccatTCGTTATAAGTATTAATGAATTTAGTACAGATAGAGCGTCGGGTTGTATTTTTTGGAGTCAGCAGTGCTGATCACTCGCTAATTCAAATATTGAAGTGCTGCATGAGCACTTGAATATGAATTAGTacgattaaagaaaatcacgttggatttttattacgggaataataaataattcacaTATATGTACATCAGTCATGCACTAACAGTTTGTAAAATACACATGTGACTTGATGAatcgaatatatttatttaacattcacttttgtttaccaagaaacatttttgaacatATGTACAtccatatatataatataacattatatgtatatctgtCGGAATTTTTGTCTAGCGAAGCACGAATTTTGCGTTTAACTATGATAACGCGTCTCTTTGTTCAACGAATGTGTACGCCGAGATTCAAAACGATAAAAGTTGTTATTAACCTCTCTGTGAACAACAAAAGATGAACTATGGGGAATTTGCGCCGTCCAAATTCCCAATCGCCATgtcgcaaataaaaaaaatattaattaaaatttgataaaaataccttaatatataaatattagagcgccacaaataatgtataattttaatggatgatcataatttattcaacggttcggtacatacaattttgtgtattgataattatggcaattaatcggtgaatatttacgaatggattttggataattcgttcagtttgttttcgttcttcaCGTGTTTACGTTTTCACGCGTTTACGCTTGGTCGTGTTTGGACTATTCGCTATAGCGTAGTAGCAGAGCAGAGTGGGGATAGAGGCGTTCGGTCAGCCAGCGGGAGAGAGGGGCGACGGGCGGACACCGGGCGGAACATGGGCGGAGCTCGAGACAGGGGAGAGGCGCAGGCGCAACATGATTCGCTTCACTCACGTCGCTCGGCCTGCTCGGCGCGCACAGGAAGGGGGAGCTGCGTCCGGGAGAGAGGCACAACACGTTTCGCTTTTCGCTTCACTCACCGCCCGGCGGGCGTACGGTGAAGACTGGCGCGGAACGTGAGCGTGCCGTTATCGCTACGCATTGTACATTCCAGTGCATTGAGAAAACAGGGCACGAAATACGACACGTGGAATCCTACTTTATCCtgaatgactaaaataatctttttttacgatttaatttttttcaatcaatcgataaacaaataaaatagaaaccaataaaaattggtagcggtcataattttatcaattattgtagctttaacagttatttcataattttaacaGTAAATTCAATCTCGCTGAAGCAACTGATCGGTCatctaaattacaaaataaaagaacttaagatcgtgcgaatcgataaaagacacgaaaacacaacgtaacgaatattaaagttgaaatttaataaaaaataatgattcgctcaatatacattttttttctttaatttctgagattcctttttttgacgcaACTATATAGATAAGCCGATAGGGAAGTCCTCGCACtcgatgttattattattacttgtAATTACGATAAATCGcaaattacaaaatttgcacatgaatgagtatttataaaattttgctaattcgtgaaaaatagtatcgagGCAAGGGCCAGTAACagaaagagttttgtgacgcCTGTAATATAGCTTCGAGAGTCTTGTGTATGCTCGCACGCGCGCGTGTCCGCAAGCGAGCTAAGATGCAAGCATACCCCgagcaacgcaacgcaaagcaaCGCACCTAACGCACGGTCCTAAAGCCATGGGGTTGTCGGCAAGCGAAGACGGACAGTCAGTAAATCTACTCCATAGCGGATAGTTTGACACAGTTCCGAGCTAGATACAGTTTCTGTATCACTTTGAAGTCGCGCAGGCAAGATTCCATGCAGATAAGTCGGAGTTGCAAACGCT
It includes:
- the LOC122415900 gene encoding sphingomyelin phosphodiesterase isoform X1, which gives rise to MLKQKWSYGSCGLVILCLAGMMQNVIGVPALNSRGKRHDEPPKNWSRLGEEWLQAKRRVEDQFGVALLPASETVRNLPAVGTPNVTEMNDEQLKRVNYSRMLWDMEKVQPSGHLSMFVDTAMRLADLRQVMTEIETSVMSRVSCTACKVGAGLLQYYIKADKTDQEIMTIIYNFCVSLKIQSPRVCQGVTMLFGGEVIYVLKQVNMGPSQICSFVIGDACDDAYNPLHEWEVAFPPVNKPPIQPPIPPKEGAPTLKVLHISDTHYDPYYQEGSNAVCNEPLCCRLTNGAPLTASAAAGRWGDYRKCDTPKRTIDHMLKHISDTHTDIDYILWTGDLPPHDVWNQTREENLKILRDTVAQMTETFPGVRIFPALGNHESAPVNSFPPSFVPEENSISWLYDELDKQWKRWLPAGVSRTVRSGAFYSVLVRPGFRILSVNMNYCNNKNWWLLLNSTDPVNELQWLVYELQSAEVSGEKVHIIGHIPPGHSDCLKVWSRNYYHIINRYESTIAAQFFGHTHYDEFQLFYDTSDFGRALSIAYVGPSVSPYYDLNPGYRIYYVDGNHQKTTRLVVDHESWVMNLKEANLYDYPIWHKMYSARQAYQMPSLLPKDWDSLINRMANEPSQFDLYYKHYYKNSPVRPACNDECRKRLLCDLRSGRSHDRKALCQSLESRIDGEIRVGWREWIYNGLALSYVQDWWMKTYYNGDTDTNNVGPPEIGSMKIPPKAN
- the LOC122415900 gene encoding sphingomyelin phosphodiesterase isoform X2 gives rise to the protein MLKQKWSYGSCGLVILCLAGMMQNVIGVPALNSRGKRHDEPPKNWSRLGEEWLQAKRRVEDQFGVALLPASETVRNLPAVGTPNVTEMNDEQLKRVNYSRMLWDMEKVQPSGHLSMFVDTAMRLADLRQVMTEIETSVMSRVSCTACKVGAGLLQYYIKADKTDQEIMTIIYNFCVSLKIQSPRVCQGVTMLFGGEVIYVLKQVNMGPSQICSFVIGDACDDAYNPLHEWEVAFPPVNKPPIQPPIPPKEGAPTLKVLHISDTHYDPYYQEGSNAVCNEPLCCRLTNGAPLTASAAAGRWGDYRKCDTPKRTIDHMLKHISDTHTDIDYILWTGDLPPHDVWNQTREENLKILRDTVAQMTETFPGVRIFPALGNHESAPVNSFPPSFVPEENSISWLYDELDKQWKRWLPAGVSRTVRSGAFYSVLVRPGFRILSVNMNYCNNKNWWLLLNSTDPVNELQWLVYELQSAEVSGEKVHIIGHIPPGHSDCLKVWSRNYYHIINRYESTIAAQFFGHTHYDEFQLFYDTSDFGRALSIAYVGPSVSPYYDLNPGYRIYYVDGNHQKTTRLVVDHESWVMNLKEANLYDYPIWHKMYSARQAYQMPSLLPKDWDSLINRMANEPSQFDLYYKHYYKNSPVRPACNDECRKRLLCDLRSGRSHDRKALCQSLESRIDGEIRVGWREWIYNGLALSMSVVMAIPRFAYNLPKYVLGLG
- the LOC122415900 gene encoding sphingomyelin phosphodiesterase isoform X3 encodes the protein MLKQKWSYGSCGLVILCLAGMMQNVIGVPALNSRGKRHDEPPKNWSRLGEEWLQAKRRVEDQFGVALLPASETVRNLPAVGTPNVTEMNDEQLKRVNYSRMLWDMEKVQPSGHLSMFVDTAMRLADLRQVMTEIETSVMSRVSCTACKVGAGLLQYYIKADKTDQEIMTIIYNFCVSLKIQSPRVCQGVTMLFGGEVIYVLKQVNMGPSQICSFVIGDACDDAYNPLHEWEVAFPPVNKPPIQPPIPPKEGAPTLKVLHISDTHYDPYYQEGSNAVCNEPLCCRLTNGAPLTASAAAGRWGDYRKCDTPKRTIDHMLKHISDTHTDIDYILWTGDLPPHDVWNQTREENLKILRDTVAQMTETFPGVRIFPALGNHESAPVNSFPPSFVPEENSISWLYDELDKQWKRWLPAGVSRTVRSGAFYSVLVRPGFRILSVNMNYCNNKNWWLLLNSTDPVNELQWLVYELQSAEVSGEKVHIIGHIPPGHSDCLKVWSRNYYHIINRYESTIAAQFFGHTHYDEFQLFYDTSDFGRALSIAYVGPSVSPYYDLNPGYRIYYVDGNHQKTTRLVVDHESWVMNLKEANLYDYPIWHKMYSARQAYQMPSLLPKDWDSLINRMANEPSQFDLYYKHYYKNSPVRPACNDECRKRLLCDLRSGRSHDRKALCQSLESRIDGEIRVGWREWIYNGLALSRFFVKHIAAGQS